AAATGCAAACAGTATACTTTGTCCAGAAAAATTAAAATGATACCTTTGTTTCACCAAAACAAGAGTGAATAGGCTCAGAAAAGTTGAAGTCTATGAGAGAGTAAACTTCACTTAATTTCTGTAGAAAAGAATGACAAATTATTAGTTGCTTTTTAGTGAACAAATATTTGTCATGTGTTTAAAATGTGGAAGTGACTTTACCTTGGTATAACCGCACTGCCACACATAATAAGGTAGGCAGGGGCCTTGCTGCTCTCCAGGCAGGTCACCACAGGCTCCTAAAGTATCATTAACAACTGAGTGGTCAAAACCCTCAACATCTTTAAGGCCACAACGGCTTTTCCACAAGTCCTGCAATATCATAACTCTCAGGACACAAAGAAGAATTTTGTGCCCAAGCGAAGACAATAGAGCCAATAGAAACAGAAAGGTAGATATATGATAGGCTAACCGGAAGTGACATGGCACAGAATCTTAATATTCCCTTGCAAGGCATGATGAATGCACCCTCAGATAGCAATGGATCAAGCAGAGTCCTTTCATTCCTAGTGTCAGAACAACGTATTTTATTAAACTAAAAACAATAAAAAACAATGAAAAAACACAAAAGAAGTTacatataaaataaataagCTTCAGGTTGCCCTTTGACTTGAAGGGGAAATTCCATATTAGTAAAATGAATTGTTAAGAAATTTCATCAATGTGGACGAGTGAACCCTACAAAGTAGGTGTAACACCCTGACTTCATCCAGCCCGTACAGAGTCTCAAACTTTTGCTCTTGCTTCTCCAAAACCGGTTAACCCGGCTGGTATGGATGGTTCTCCATGGGTTGTATATGCAACTATAACTAACCATGTGGGACTTAGACCACTACTTCCAGCCAAACATGGACCAACTTGGACTAGGGTGAATGGGTGACCCCTATAGCATACAACTGGAAGGGAAGGAAAATAGGGAAAATAAAAAGTGGTAGCCATTAGTTAAAGTATCTTATACGAACCAGAAACGcagattttgccatggtaacaTCCCTTCACTTCCAAGATAAAAAGGCTCCCCCACTATCAGATTAACCTAGAGTGATAAAGGATCAAGGATCATTCATGATTCAAAAACACTATAGTATGGATTTTGGAATTAAACGCGGATGACAAATATCGGACTTCAACAGTCTTTACCTTTTCATGATTCAAGTCATTCATAGTAAGGGATGATGATTTTCTACCAATCACTTTAATCCGGTCCATGGATAAATTATTAGCATCTGCAACAGCTTGAAGATAGTTGAAGCCCCTGACTCTAAGACTCGGAAACATTGTAAAAACTTTTGAAGACGGTAACAGAGTGTGATGCCCTGAAAATTTCCAACTTAAATTACGCGCTGAgatatttttgttcaaaacCTTTTCGTCGTACCCTAAACCCTGATCCTCTCCCGGATTCGCCGCCATTCTGACGCCTGACTCCAGCTGTCTGCCCAGCCCCCTTTGCAATATCAGTACCCTCTTttccctcgtcgccgtcccgtcccgcaccgctcggcggtctgtcgaccacgcgcgaccgcctttccgcgatcggcgccgacgtgattccccctttttttttctcctcgcgcagcgtgcgaatgtcgcacgcgcgtggccgaccagccgcggtcaccgccgtgaatatcgccggcacgcgtcacccccttttcctccctttctctctttccctttttccttccaccatttcttcttttccctttctttttcctcattttccttctcctttcttttccttcccttttctttttccttttctttccctccctttttcttccttccttttccctcctcctcccttcccctcccttctcctctcccatTCCTCTACTCCCGAACAccgccctcccctcgcgcgcgcacacgcgcccctgtgctcggctacccgcgcccacgcgcgcgcccatgcgcgcgccccgcgcgccgcgcccgtgCCGCCCTGgccccgcacgcgcgcgccctcccccgcgcgtggccgcgccgcccgccgctgtttcCCCTGCCGCATCCCGCCATCACCCTATGCTCGCACCGCATCTCCCCCACGTGCTTGACGATGCCTCGACGcccacgccctcgccgcacgccgcgtcacgacgcaagcgaacggccgaacgccattaatggcgctccgcgccgctcgctGGCCTCCACCTACCcccggcctccccaccgcctcattccgcctataaataggccctcgcccCGCTCGCCCTTCCCCCAcgtcctccaccgccaccgcccgccgccttcctAGCCCCcaacgccgccacgccgagccgcctagcgccgccgcctcctgctcccgtgggcacgccccctcgatccacctcggtccaaggtgaggctggggatggaatcccctctCCTTCCCCTCTCTTTTGCCCCtagccctggccgccgccgcgccccgggcgCCGGGAATCGGCGCCAAGCGCCCCCacccccctctcctctgtttcccgtggggagaggaggaagaaggtggcagtttgccacaaaaccccctgaccctctcccttttccccaaaAGAACCCCCCTTGTGCCAACTTTAACTGCAGGCCCTTCTACTCCTAGTTATTTAGGAAAACAACCCCCGTCATGTAaacctaatatcaaataaacccctacaccTTTCTAACATGCCCCAAATGTTTCTGAAAtttataaccaagtccttttccgtttcataaccatttacaaatgagcccctggacccctgtttaacccccgaaccctctttaactcgtcattttatgcgccaaacggtctccgatcgatccgaaactttaccacgccctttctagtatagttctaaccatgccaataagaaaccacccaaaaatattacccctacctccataactaaattatttccgattcaagcccaacgataaaagcttttagttctttcgcttgattgtgtgcctgtttgtttgcgtcgtaggacacggagtgaacgaggaaggtcccgactgtgatcaagcgaacgaggaccagttctgcgaccccgaacccgagggacagtgcttcgatcaggacctcccgcaaggatttgatgatggcaagttcaatcccgccctttgatgcatgtttctgtcctagtttttatgaacgcaacccgttggcctgttttataagagtgcatggttttgcttgaaaaaaaaaaatggtaggatagccacccttgttttgtgataaccaccccttgctttgtgatgactattccttgaccacctgttttataaataaaaacgTGTGTGAGTGGGAAgaggtaaaatgtggttttgaaaagtgagttagacaggatggatggcatttctgtgtgaactgccgttggtgtgctcgtacctgtgtggttgagcaaggacgggagatatccatcttgtcacccctaaggaccgagttgatgtgtcatctcacctagcttcctgtcgtgcaaaccacttgaccgttgtatgggcaacggcttagcataaattccactagttagtctgatagccatcagaagagctgagagcaacgggtgatcaaggagaagggataagctctgtgcgacttatgccccggttaaacctcggagataggtcaaatgaccccttgatggatcccgtggtggctagtcaggtctagctaaggtgggtaatggctttgttgggatctgcaccaacactaaggtgatcgtgctgtggtaccccacctgtgggtaaagttgcacacctctgcaaagttaaaatctattcgaatagccgtgcccacggtattgggcaagttatggtgtggtcacataactagtgtttctctctgggaatgattggactggtgtgggttgtttggaaagtgtccggcagttgtgccgtgtgctacggcgaacggggagtccggtagcagcttaaaacttggatcctgtgtggatcaacatcatgtgctccttggtactagaaaacttgttttgaaattgtttttaaacgaatctttgcatacaaccgagttttctgcaaatgaaccataaccttatccttggattgtcctgtgcattgatttctgttataccccctccgtgggtgtggttggacttgctgagtacgtttgtactcaccccattcttacttcttacagcagaggatctagactacctccccgaagacgtcgagtagggtttcgtcctgcacccagtcttgcctgtggttaaggccaccactggagttccgcatggcgcaagactctgatgacccccttttcgtagctagtgtagtagtgtgggttttagttataatcctcgcgatagtggcgcttcactgcccattaccgcgtagagttgtacggtgatgtaccatctgatgtaataaaagtgttatcagcctcctgggactgataaagcatcacttttaagtcttccctgatggggggatgcttcaggtggtatcagagccataggctggccgtaggacgtgaccctagaaacgagaccctttttcaggccccAGGACTTGTTTTGACTTAGCTCCTTTCCTGCGCAAACACTCATCACTGGTTCTTttcctgttccagatggctgacaatggatgggttgacggaatctgccacgcagagcccggccttcctaagttattaatactcagcctggaacgcatcgaagttatggaaccaccagagtatgcctaccgagaatacacctccaagggcatccttcggtgcgacatgatggtcttcgtgggaaaaagcacccgctaccctgatgtggacccctggttcatctccacctctggctttcgcttccctgacacttaccgaaaggccgcccgtaaagccctgcgacgactgcgtgtgatctacaagcactaccttcagcggactcctatgggatttttcccacccaccgaaggaagaggacgcacttggattgcccggatgagaggactcggaagagaagaagaagacctagaagatacggtctcccacctatccatctaccttaccggcttggatgaactctaccgtgaacaggcggcacaactgaagcagctaatccatagggcagaaaaggcaacccaggaactggaagaacaacagataagagccgcacgcgccgaatattccttagccgccctccaagcccagatgcaggaatacgaaaaccgcggaggaataggtggatggatagaggaagaagaggaaccctaggaaacccattgggataaagatactcagaccgaagatgaggtgatggatcggtgcctcccaataaagaagcgccctatcagaatcagggaagaatccccatgataggagtagcactccaagctagaaccctaccctaatgaccatgtatccatggaaactgtacccctaTGTTGCAATAGTAAATGTtacctactcccttttgtacctgtgcaagattgtttaccctgtccttgtttcagatggctgaggaaggatggacccagggcaattgccaagctacacctggctttcccagccttttgatcaacgccttggaaagccttggcgtt
Above is a genomic segment from Panicum hallii strain FIL2 chromosome 8, PHallii_v3.1, whole genome shotgun sequence containing:
- the LOC112903180 gene encoding protein arginine N-methyltransferase 7-like, whose product is MFPSLRVRGFNYLQAVADANNLSMDRIKVIGRKSSSLTMNDLNHEKVNLIVGEPFYLGSEGMLPWQNLRFWNERTLLDPLLSEGAFIMPCKGILRFCAMSLPDLWKSRCGLKDVEGFDHSVVNDTLGACGDLPGEQQGPCLPYYVWQCGYTKKLSEVYSLIDFNFSEPIHSCFGETKIEFAHDGTCHGFAIWIDWVLDKENSIVISTGPESRYWKQGVQLLSRPVQVNRGNSVMHVDHVF